From the genome of Bradyrhizobium elkanii USDA 76, one region includes:
- a CDS encoding DUF6894 family protein, with amino-acid sequence MRTYYFDTKDGVPVRDRIGLEFASAAAAITHSKQMASKIRRENPSGDVDRHVVVIDESGKEIHREAIYPA; translated from the coding sequence ATGAGAACCTACTACTTCGACACGAAGGATGGTGTCCCGGTCCGTGATCGGATCGGACTTGAATTCGCGAGCGCCGCCGCCGCGATCACGCACAGCAAGCAAATGGCTAGCAAGATTCGTCGCGAGAATCCCTCTGGCGATGTCGATCGTCACGTTGTGGTCATCGACGAATCGGGCAAGGAAATTCACCGGGAAGCGATCTATCCCGCCTGA
- a CDS encoding CBS domain-containing protein — protein sequence MSRNVISIDTGASVIDAIRTMLSHHISGLPVIDRDGALVGILSDGDFIRRVEVGTEKRRGRWLAMLAGTNQVALDFARQHGRKVSQIMSPKPITVEEDTPLEQVVQLMESHGVTRFPVMRDNKLVGMVTRTDFMTAIAKLRLEWSSASGSDDQIRASVVAALAHAPWRPAALNVSVNDGIVSLRGSVQSDNAHKAAIVAVENVAGVKRVEDQLVKITYPPPEDDYGGGDFVSLEEEPSTEDDQPL from the coding sequence ATGTCACGGAACGTCATCTCAATCGATACCGGTGCATCGGTGATCGATGCCATCAGGACGATGCTGTCGCATCACATCAGTGGCCTTCCTGTCATCGATCGGGATGGAGCGCTCGTCGGGATCCTGTCGGACGGAGATTTCATCCGGCGCGTGGAAGTCGGAACGGAGAAGCGCCGCGGCCGTTGGCTTGCGATGCTCGCGGGCACGAACCAGGTCGCGCTCGACTTCGCCCGCCAACACGGCCGCAAGGTCAGTCAGATCATGTCGCCCAAGCCGATCACCGTCGAGGAGGACACACCGCTCGAGCAGGTCGTCCAACTCATGGAATCGCACGGCGTCACGCGATTTCCGGTCATGCGCGATAACAAGCTGGTCGGCATGGTCACGCGCACAGACTTCATGACCGCCATCGCAAAGCTTCGCCTCGAATGGTCTTCCGCTTCCGGCAGTGACGATCAGATCCGTGCGTCGGTCGTCGCGGCACTTGCGCATGCGCCTTGGCGACCCGCTGCGCTGAACGTCAGCGTGAATGACGGGATCGTCAGCCTGCGCGGCAGCGTCCAGAGTGACAATGCGCACAAGGCCGCGATCGTTGCTGTGGAAAACGTCGCCGGCGTGAAGCGCGTTGAAGATCAACTTGTAAAGATTACTTACCCGCCGCCGGAGGACGACTATGGCGGCGGCGACTTCGTCTCGCTGGAGGAAGAACCCTCGACAGAAGACGATCAGCCCTTGTAG
- a CDS encoding OpgC domain-containing protein has protein sequence MLSDCSVGRLNGGNVHRNFAPLTVHPGKDDSVSLDRDLRLDLCRGLALWCIFLDHIPNNVFSWLTLRHYGFSDATEVFMFVSGVTCALSYSGVRRRDGWASVFAHTLLRSWEIYAAFLILTLALAVVVYGSGSDQLADQANVKILLQKPGAALAHAAILMYRPVNTDALPTFVLFHLSFAPVLWGVLKFPNISLLISAVIYALVQLYGWNLPEWPVNQWYFNPLAWQFLVVIGAWWVTQGYRIFGRGIVSQPVVVTAIAYLGVSLVITLSWEIEPLAAAIPSYIARLIYPIDKTDLDPLRLLHFLAIAIVVARFVPPNWRAFARGDLKGAIRCGERSLEIYCAAVVLSLLAGVYLTEVSNSITAQFAVSAAGIALLVLLATCVTWISKRSRQHPKLL, from the coding sequence ATGCTTTCTGATTGTTCGGTCGGCCGCCTGAATGGCGGGAATGTTCACCGAAACTTCGCGCCCCTGACGGTTCATCCGGGGAAGGACGACAGCGTGTCTCTGGACCGCGATCTCCGGCTGGATCTGTGCCGAGGTCTTGCTCTCTGGTGCATCTTCCTCGATCATATTCCCAACAATGTCTTCAGTTGGTTGACCCTGCGCCATTACGGCTTCAGCGATGCCACAGAGGTCTTCATGTTCGTGTCCGGCGTGACCTGTGCACTGAGCTATAGCGGTGTCCGCCGTCGCGACGGATGGGCCTCAGTCTTCGCGCATACGTTGCTGCGAAGCTGGGAGATCTATGCGGCCTTCCTCATCCTGACCCTAGCGCTTGCCGTGGTCGTGTATGGCTCGGGTAGCGATCAACTGGCGGACCAAGCCAACGTGAAGATCCTGCTGCAGAAGCCAGGTGCGGCGCTGGCCCATGCCGCCATCCTGATGTATCGCCCCGTGAATACCGATGCCCTGCCGACCTTCGTGCTGTTTCATCTGTCGTTTGCGCCTGTTCTCTGGGGAGTATTGAAGTTTCCCAACATTTCCCTGCTGATCTCCGCGGTCATCTATGCACTGGTCCAATTGTACGGCTGGAACTTGCCGGAGTGGCCGGTCAATCAGTGGTACTTCAACCCGCTTGCCTGGCAGTTCTTGGTCGTCATTGGGGCGTGGTGGGTGACGCAGGGCTACCGAATATTCGGGCGCGGCATCGTCTCGCAGCCTGTCGTCGTAACTGCGATAGCGTACCTCGGTGTTAGTCTCGTGATCACATTGAGCTGGGAGATCGAGCCACTGGCAGCCGCGATTCCGAGCTACATTGCGCGCCTGATCTATCCGATCGACAAGACGGATCTCGATCCGCTGCGGCTCCTGCATTTCCTGGCGATCGCCATCGTCGTAGCGAGGTTCGTGCCGCCGAATTGGCGGGCATTTGCCAGGGGCGACCTGAAGGGCGCAATTCGCTGTGGCGAGCGTTCGCTGGAGATTTATTGTGCAGCCGTCGTGCTGTCGCTGCTGGCAGGCGTTTATCTCACCGAGGTGTCCAACAGCATCACGGCACAGTTCGCGGTAAGCGCTGCAGGGATCGCGTTGCTCGTTCTGCTTGCGACATGCGTGACCTGGATCAGCAAGCGCAGCAGGCAACATCCGAAGCTGCTCTAA
- the hemN gene encoding oxygen-independent coproporphyrinogen III oxidase, translated as MRSSLANTYGQDRLPRYTSYPTAPHFSASVGEADYRAWLRSVPARRPASIYLHVPFCRSMCWYCGCHTSITRLDEPIAIYAAGLRTEAHLVAETVGVRLPVSHIHFGGGTPTIMTPETFADLVSALRYSFFVQADAEIAVEIDPRTLTEPMAEALGFSGVNRASLGVQSFDPAVQHAINRSQSLEQTAEAVERLRGAGVGRINFDLLYGLPAQTVASCLDTVETCVALRPDRLSVFGYAHIPSFKKHQRMIDEASLPDSLERHRQSEAIAEALTDAGYIRIGLDHFALPGDNLAIAKREGRLRRNFQGYTDDSAETLIGLGASAIGRMPQGFVQNAVATRDYLARIAEDRLATVRGYMLTAEDRFRADIIERIMCDMAVDLPQICRRHRWDPSSAVVDRYRLDSLIADGAVTMRGDRLLINDDAEFLVRNVASAFDAHLGRATARHSRAV; from the coding sequence ATGCGGTCGAGCCTGGCAAATACCTATGGGCAGGACAGGCTACCGCGCTACACCAGCTACCCCACGGCTCCGCATTTTTCTGCGTCGGTCGGCGAGGCTGATTACCGGGCATGGCTCAGGTCGGTTCCAGCTCGGCGGCCGGCCTCGATCTACCTGCATGTGCCGTTTTGCCGGTCGATGTGCTGGTACTGCGGGTGCCACACCTCGATCACCAGGCTCGACGAACCGATAGCCATTTACGCCGCCGGTCTTCGCACCGAAGCGCACCTCGTTGCGGAAACGGTCGGTGTGCGATTGCCCGTCTCCCATATCCATTTCGGTGGCGGCACCCCGACGATCATGACGCCCGAGACCTTTGCCGATCTCGTCAGCGCGTTGCGCTACTCGTTCTTCGTGCAGGCGGACGCCGAGATCGCCGTCGAGATCGATCCCCGCACCCTGACCGAGCCGATGGCGGAAGCATTGGGCTTCAGCGGCGTCAACCGCGCGAGCCTTGGCGTCCAGAGCTTCGATCCTGCCGTGCAGCACGCCATCAATCGGTCACAGAGCCTTGAGCAGACCGCGGAAGCGGTCGAGCGGCTGCGCGGCGCCGGCGTCGGCCGCATCAACTTCGACCTGCTCTACGGCCTCCCCGCTCAGACTGTCGCTTCCTGCCTAGATACCGTCGAAACATGCGTCGCGCTGCGGCCCGACCGGCTTTCCGTCTTCGGATACGCCCATATTCCCTCCTTCAAGAAGCACCAGCGCATGATCGACGAAGCGTCGCTGCCGGATAGCCTCGAACGGCATCGTCAGTCCGAGGCAATCGCGGAAGCGCTGACCGATGCCGGATACATCCGCATCGGCCTCGACCATTTCGCGCTCCCCGGCGACAATCTGGCCATCGCAAAGCGCGAGGGCCGGCTGCGGCGTAACTTCCAGGGTTATACGGACGATTCTGCCGAGACCCTGATAGGCCTCGGCGCCAGCGCAATCGGCCGCATGCCGCAGGGCTTCGTGCAGAACGCAGTTGCGACACGCGACTACCTTGCACGCATCGCCGAGGACCGGCTTGCCACTGTCAGGGGCTACATGCTGACGGCGGAGGATCGCTTCCGTGCCGACATCATCGAGCGCATCATGTGCGACATGGCCGTCGACCTGCCGCAAATATGCCGCCGGCACCGCTGGGACCCGAGTTCGGCCGTCGTAGATCGGTACCGGCTCGACAGCCTGATCGCGGACGGCGCCGTGACGATGCGGGGCGACCGCCTCCTGATCAACGATGACGCGGAATTCCTGGTCCGCAACGTCGCTTCGGCATTCGACGCTCACTTAGGTCGCGCCACGGCTAGGCATAGCCGAGCGGTCTAA
- a CDS encoding helix-turn-helix domain-containing protein encodes MQTQNTISLESSRHPTSILTRQARVEGPFGMIGMPMRFARNSEIYGEDEASEYLYQVVSGAVRTYKILEDGRRQIGAFYLPGDIFGFEAGETHISSAEAVSETRVIVVKRAALMVRATHEKDLARQLWDATAQELRRFQEHLMLLICSAEDRVIGFLHDMAHRTVKNAAIELPMSRQDIADYLGLTIETVSRTFTQLEQNGVISLPTSRRVELRNRAMSNRIMAA; translated from the coding sequence ATGCAGACCCAGAACACCATCTCTCTCGAAAGCAGCCGTCACCCGACCAGCATCCTCACCCGGCAGGCGCGCGTTGAAGGGCCTTTTGGCATGATCGGGATGCCGATGCGGTTCGCACGCAACAGCGAGATCTACGGCGAGGACGAGGCCTCGGAATACCTTTATCAGGTCGTTTCCGGCGCGGTCCGAACCTACAAGATCCTGGAAGACGGACGTCGCCAGATCGGCGCTTTCTATCTGCCCGGCGATATCTTCGGCTTCGAGGCTGGCGAGACCCACATCTCCTCGGCCGAGGCCGTCTCCGAGACGCGGGTCATTGTGGTGAAGCGCGCCGCGCTCATGGTCCGCGCGACACACGAAAAGGATCTGGCAAGGCAGCTGTGGGATGCAACGGCCCAGGAATTGCGGCGCTTCCAGGAGCATCTGATGCTGCTGATCTGCAGCGCCGAAGATCGCGTCATCGGCTTCCTCCACGACATGGCCCACCGCACCGTCAAGAACGCCGCCATCGAGCTTCCGATGTCGCGGCAGGATATCGCCGACTATCTCGGTCTGACGATCGAAACGGTGTCGCGCACCTTCACCCAGCTTGAGCAGAACGGCGTGATCTCGCTTCCGACCTCGCGTCGGGTAGAACTTCGCAACCGTGCGATGTCGAACCGGATCATGGCGGCGTGA
- a CDS encoding CBS domain-containing protein, with protein MRAHQIMTKHIIAVSPHTKILDAANIMLRCHLSGLPVMDEDGTLRGMVSEGDFLERSEIGTGHKRSAWLELFTGVGRAATDFVHERGRKVEDVMRTNPITVDEQTPLDEIVHLMHKHGVKRVPVVNGKTMVGIVTRADILQAVASLARDVPDPTADDSHIRERILREINATGWRPAGFQVWVRNGAVHLHGLIFDDRARQAAIVLAENTSGVKEVHDHLCFVDGYSGYYVESPEDVKAAS; from the coding sequence ATGCGCGCGCATCAGATCATGACCAAGCATATCATCGCCGTCAGTCCGCACACCAAGATCCTGGATGCGGCCAACATTATGCTGCGGTGCCACCTCAGCGGTCTGCCGGTGATGGACGAAGACGGCACGCTCAGGGGCATGGTGTCCGAGGGAGATTTCCTGGAACGCAGCGAGATCGGCACAGGACACAAGCGCTCGGCATGGCTGGAACTGTTCACCGGTGTGGGTCGTGCCGCGACCGATTTCGTGCACGAACGCGGTCGCAAGGTCGAGGATGTCATGAGGACCAATCCGATTACGGTCGACGAGCAGACGCCGCTCGACGAGATCGTGCATCTGATGCACAAGCATGGCGTGAAACGGGTGCCAGTTGTGAACGGCAAGACCATGGTCGGAATCGTCACCCGGGCGGATATCCTGCAGGCTGTCGCATCGCTGGCGCGCGATGTTCCCGACCCGACCGCTGACGACAGCCATATCCGTGAACGGATCCTGCGCGAGATCAACGCCACTGGTTGGCGTCCCGCCGGCTTCCAGGTCTGGGTGCGCAACGGCGCCGTGCATCTGCACGGCCTGATTTTTGATGACCGCGCGCGCCAGGCCGCAATCGTGCTCGCCGAGAACACCTCGGGCGTCAAGGAAGTCCACGATCATCTCTGCTTCGTCGACGGTTACTCGGGCTACTACGTGGAATCGCCGGAAGACGTCAAGGCGGCTAGCTGA
- a CDS encoding c-type cytochrome produces the protein MACGFVIIGTICAALTPAAADQEQGRRLAQLYCARCHAIDRVSPSPLRIAPPFRTLHERYPVEMLQESLAEGIVTGHPTMPQFSFEPDQVGDFILFLKSLERGQADR, from the coding sequence GTGGCCTGTGGCTTCGTCATCATCGGTACGATCTGCGCCGCGCTGACTCCAGCCGCCGCGGACCAGGAACAAGGCCGTCGCCTTGCACAGCTCTACTGCGCCCGCTGCCATGCAATCGACCGGGTGAGCCCGAGCCCGTTGAGGATAGCACCTCCGTTCCGGACATTGCACGAACGTTATCCGGTCGAGATGCTGCAGGAATCGCTGGCGGAGGGAATCGTCACCGGCCATCCGACCATGCCCCAGTTCAGCTTCGAGCCGGACCAGGTGGGCGACTTCATTCTGTTCTTGAAATCCCTCGAGCGAGGCCAAGCAGACCGTTGA
- a CDS encoding universal stress protein — protein MFKNILVHIPTELSPRPAVDGSVSLALGTGAHLDAMAIGYETASVPFVVEGGAAVASLFEAEHEQALERAEVALRVFDIEARNAGISYATRAVGALPIDAREMICASARLHDLTVAVQPLGEYNSYDNVIPRELLFQAGGPVLFMPYTFHGAFSAKRIGICWDGSRLAARALHDAMPLLRAADALAVITIDGVDPIPAECSTDHLVRYLAKEGLPAKIASLPASKSEVQSILLSIAADESLDLLVMGGYGHSRLQETLLGGVTRDMLRAMTVPVLMSH, from the coding sequence ATGTTCAAGAACATCCTGGTCCACATTCCGACGGAGCTGTCGCCGCGTCCCGCGGTCGACGGATCGGTCTCGCTCGCGCTCGGCACGGGCGCGCATCTCGACGCAATGGCGATCGGCTACGAGACCGCCAGCGTACCGTTCGTCGTTGAAGGCGGTGCGGCGGTCGCCTCCCTGTTCGAGGCCGAACATGAGCAGGCCCTCGAACGCGCCGAGGTTGCACTGCGCGTCTTCGATATCGAGGCACGGAATGCGGGGATATCCTACGCGACCCGCGCCGTGGGTGCGCTTCCCATCGATGCTCGGGAGATGATCTGCGCGAGCGCGCGACTGCATGACCTGACCGTGGCGGTGCAACCTCTGGGCGAATACAACAGCTACGACAACGTGATCCCGCGGGAGTTATTGTTCCAGGCCGGCGGTCCCGTCCTGTTCATGCCCTACACGTTCCATGGCGCATTTTCGGCGAAGCGAATCGGGATCTGCTGGGACGGCAGCCGGCTTGCCGCCCGCGCCCTGCACGATGCAATGCCGCTGCTGCGCGCAGCCGATGCTCTCGCCGTCATCACCATCGATGGCGTTGATCCGATCCCCGCAGAATGCTCCACCGACCATCTCGTGCGCTATCTTGCAAAGGAGGGGCTTCCGGCCAAGATCGCGTCGTTGCCGGCGTCCAAGTCCGAGGTTCAGTCGATCCTGCTGTCGATCGCGGCGGACGAGAGCCTCGACCTTCTGGTGATGGGCGGATACGGCCACTCCCGCCTGCAGGAAACCCTGCTCGGCGGCGTGACGCGCGACATGCTGCGCGCAATGACCGTTCCGGTCCTGATGTCTCACTAA